atctcaatattctaaatatcatatcttatttcaagaaatcttatcAAGCCATTTTTaacttgttctactggcagagttttcacttatttcaatgTAAAAGTTCCTTggaataagtttttttttcttgtttcgaGAGAGGCATTTTGTCCAGTGCACAGACTTCAGCGAGAACAAAATCCAACTTTCAGTCAGTCAAAGCATCTGAGATTGTTTTCAATGATTTAAAACTTATTTGGGAAAGTTGTCGGCACTCGTGGCTGAGTCAGAGTTCCCTCAACGCCGATAATGGGGGTGGTGAATAAAATGTTAGCATGATTGATCGGTGGTCACAACGGATACAAAGAATGAGAAAACAGCCCAGGTTGACAAATGCTGGAATTTCCCTTCATAATATTCTTGCGATGAGAAAAGCACCACTGAACACATAGTCAGCACTGTGTGGATGGCTTTATGTAGTGGAGTCCCAGTCTCACTATTCTAAATGTAGCCTTGCAGCCACTGGTGCACCAGAAGTGGATTCATCTGTGCATTTAAACCctcaatttaatttatttagttcTTCTGTATATCTAAATATCTTCTTTATTGCTTTTTGGCTAAATGTCATGTATCTGACCTTTGTTAGCACCCATAAAAACGTTTCTATAATTTGGTCCCTGGTTCGTTTATCTTGCATgtacataaagacacacaagcaTCTCATAAAGTACAGCTCTGATGTTATTTCACTGATCTacagttctttctttctttcttttatttatttgacccATGGGACAttgcacaaataaacattaaccACGAAGGGAGAGATGCATTATGCCAGGTTATAGCACAAATGCTAATTTCCACCTGCAGTTGGTGGTAATACACCAAGATCTGCAGAAATGGGTCAGTAAAAGGAAAAGCATTCAATACAGTTGGCTTTGGAGCATCCtaacttttgtttattttgtacaaTATCTTATACAGATTGTATTTTCATGTTCAACATTCACTTTCTTTTAACACTGCCACTGATGGCTGTGCATTTCAGTTTATCACGATCTAACCGCTCTTCTTGATGTGGCTTTTTGCCATAATGTGGCCTTGCACCTTGGAAAACGCCAACCCCGTCTAAGTGTATGATTAAAACACATGCAGCGCTCTCTGCCTTCCTGCCAAATGTTTTACTGAAGACAGGCGAAGCCTCTGACAGCTTTTCCCCAGCATGTTGTGTTAGCGTGTATCTGAACAGCAGATGTAAACTGGGCAGATTTTAGTGCTCTGAGCTTTAACTAGCTTCTATGGAGTTTTTAACTCATAAAACGACAACAAATGATGGTCATGAGGTCTTACACTGACCTAAAATACAAAACTATCCaccaaaaaaaagctgaaaatagaaaaaaaaaaatcaattagcGATGTGTACAATAATTACAGAGCTAAATCCTGTGGAACAgaatttatcattattattatttctatttaatCGCAGCTAAGAACATTATTATGAGTCTATTTCTTCTCTTACAGGAAGGAATAGGCCAATAATTTTAGACTCATTAGAAAACTGCAGCTCCTCTATGAGAAACATGTTTCAGTGATCTGTGGTGCACACTCAGGACCAATTCATACGTTCCGTATCTGTGCGTGCAGAACAGTGAGGCTTTTAAAAGTAGAGAGCAACACACACGGTTCTATTCACACTAAAACAGATACATGCTGGTTTGCTGTGCTGACGGTCGCATTGTCCCCAACACTGAACACAGGACAGCTCATGAGGACATAGTAGCTGGATACAGATTGCACTGTAGATGCACGTCGCACAGGATTTCGGGAGAAATTAGGACTCTCTAGGGCCCTGTCGATGGAAGGAATGAAAACTTCACAtcaaatccgtttgtccgtttttgagtaatgttcctaacagacagacaaaccaacagcgACCGTCACATAACTAATCAATTCATCTTAGTCGATTATCACGACTGTTCATCCCATCTCTAccagttgtgctgttttctctacttttttgcactgtgtATGTAGACTTTTTAATACTATTTTTTTCTCGTAAATGCCAGCAATTATCGCACCTTTATTTTGAATATCAACATTTTTTGTACCTATattgttaacatttttttgtggaaaaacagCAATTTTGGAACCTTATTTCTTTTGTACACGGGCTTCCTTATTTTCTTGAATGTTCCCCAAGGAGATGAataaaatttgtttttgtttgtatatgcatgttttctctttttccctacattttttcaagtttaaaaagatcCCCTTTATCACACCCTCAAAGTCCTGCAGTGACTAGCAAAATTACAgctttttaataataaattataaaaGTGTGGACAACGGAGAACCACCTCACACTGCCTCTCCTTTTATCAAGCATTTGTTTTTCGCACTACTTGCTTTCGTGTCACATCTGCAATCGGCGTACGCGTTCCCTCGCAGATGTCCGAGGAGTGGATTTGAATAGATAATGAAATTTACAGCACGCTTATCCTTGTGGACACAACGAGCCTGAACTGTCCTTGGAAAGACTTGAAGCTGAGAGATGAACATTTTACTACCAACAGCTGGTCCGGGCCTCCATCAACAAACCATCACCATGCTGTCATGCACACAGTGAACAGTGACAGTGGTGATGAAGAGATGAGTTATGCAGGTGCTGACACCATGAGGGGTTAACTGCCGAGACAGAGAATGAGAAGCAGCCTAACTATCTACAGTTAGCTTTCCCCCAGGAGCAAAGCCCTTCCCCAAACAGCAGCTAGCTCGGTGGGTGGGCCCTTACTTGAGGCGAGCCTCCGGGGGAGAAGCCTTGATTGGAGACTGGGGAGGTTGGAGACTGAGTGGCTGGTGAGCCAGTCTGATTGCGGTACTGTTGGAGGGAAGAGGGTTAGCTAGCACTAAGCTTCATGCCTGTCACACACAAATCTCGTGAGACGTGAGAAGGCATCAACCTAGaatctgctcattttgtgtaGTGTGTATAATATAATGTGAGAAATGCCACCAACCACATCCAGCTACGGGTGACCTCTGTGACTGGTCGGCTCCTCTACGTTTCTGAAATATGCCATTACTTGAATAGTAAATGTTCAAATGGCTGCTGTGTtgcagaaaatggttcattATAATTGGCACAAGAAAACGCTAAGTTACAAATGGTGAGAAGAATTTATCAGTTCAATGGACCTACAAAGTACAGCTCACAACAAAGTGACAACATCCCACCGCTAATCAAAAGTGTTGCAAAGAAAATAACCAGAATAAAGACGTTATCTGCTTGTGAAGAGTAAAGATGTGTTTCTGCTTATTAGTTATTCCTCAAAATGTCTGACGGCATAAAAAAGATGTGTAGATATTTACTGGGATGCATTCTTGGCGGCTGAAGAACTTTCAGTGGCAAAATGAGCAGAAGCTTCAGAATAAGCAGAATGGCACCAGTCATTTCATCAGACTTTTATCAGTGCTTCAGCTTTCTCACTAGACTCGCTTGTTTTCTTACCGAGCTGACACTGATGCTGGCGGTGGTCTGGCTGTCTGGAGAGGGGCTGCTGGCCGTAGCGGTGGGTGTGCCAGCGGAGGCCAGAGTTGGCAAGGTGATGAGCTGGATGCCCTGCGGCAGAGCCTGCTGCTTCTGGAGGTCACTGAGCAGCTGAGCCTGGGCCTGAGCGGTCAGCTGGTTGAACAGGGGATACTGGGAAAGCTGCTGCTCCAGGGTCAGCGTTTCTGTCGGCACAGCCTGCGGAAAGATGCACGCAAACTAGTCCTGTCAAGTGAGAGATCTGCTGAAATTTGAACTCTTACTTGCAACAGGCTCATTTAACATGTGGTTTGACTTTAACGATACTGCGAAGACAtatttgaataaaaacagaaatgtgttgAATGCTCCAGTGGGCTGTATCCGGTCATCAGTTTCTATGTAGGTAATGCCCACTGAGAGCACTCCTGTTGCCCAGCTTCAGTCCCACCTTGAGTTTATCAAGCAGATCCCTACCTGTGTAATGTTAACGGGTGAGGTGAGGGTGGGTGAGAGCTGCTGTGGGGACTGCTGAAGATGGAGGTCAGAGGTTAAAGTCAGCGGCACCACGGGTGGCTGCCGGCGCTGTGCTGTGACAGTCATAGTGGGCTGAGAGGAGGCGGGGATCCCTggaaaggttaaaaaaaaaaaacagatgtagACATGACTAGTTCTTTATCTTGCACTAAATTTAAACATACCAACTGGTGTAAATcccaaacacaagacaagaagCAAAAATCAGCTTGCACTAAGAAACATAAAGTTGACAAACATGTGAACAAGAGGTATTTAGAGGCTGCTTGATCAGACTACTTTTCTGCAATATAAAACATCAACTGACTCTAAAAATCACAAACTGTTTCACTATTCATGTGCATGTATCTGGGCTGTAATGCTTCCAAAGCGTCCCTGTTTGGGGTGCACAGTTTGCAGCACGAGTGATGGGAGTCCCCCGTAGCAGGAGGAATGGGACGTGTCAGCAAATACACACTGATTCAGGATGCTATTCACACACGTAGACTCACACTGAATGTTACTTTGCACAGtttgctttctgtgtgtgtgtgtgtgtgtgtgtgtgtgtgtgtgtgtgtgtgtgtgtgtgtgtgtgtgttgttataataaacaaaaaacttgcaatatcacgccgtccgctagggttggctccaaaaagcttttgctccatagaccccaattcatttttggaaaaaataaaatttgatagactgattttcaggatttcaggattttttccccgttagttttcatggtcaaaatgagagatcaggtggccgatcttaaaataaatcaatactgaattttaaataaatcgttaaagttggcggagccagggggcgtggctatacttgatagacagcaacagaagcctctgcagtaaaatgtgggcgggataagagagtcttcagccaatcctgcccctagttgctctccggtccagcctgtttgatgacgctttttacgtcactggctccaaaaaatccaaaacagcaaccaggaagtagcaaaatccgggcttcattttctcggcgttgaaaccaacgggtgacgtcatggttagtttaCTGTCCAAAACAGCTTCACATCGAGCGGTAATAGGTTTGCATACGGTAAGATGGACGGTTCATTGAGCTGTTCTGAccacactgaacaaaaacatattaatgtgaaagtgcaacacagaaaaaaacaactaaaagccTAAGCATGAGGGCTGCtcatcaaaatgacttcacaatCAACATTGCACTTCCCCAAGTCCCCAGCAACACATCCACCACGTGTGAAGCAGACTGAATCACATCATGCAAATCCAACTCCTGAACCCAAACCATCACAACTAAGTGTCTAACTCCACCCTGAACCCTGAAGTAATTCTAACCTCAAAGACGGAGTCTGTGATTTTAGAGTAAGATTATTTCTCATTTAGCCAGTTAACATATTCAGATAGTTAGTGTGCACCAGATCACTTTCCCTCTCGGCCGCATTTTCCTCCCTCTTCTGTGCACAAGCGAGAACATGCACAGGACACACCAGAACAGTCCCtgtgtttctcatttacagAACCAATACTGTATATAAACACGGGATTTTTCATCAGTTCACAGACAGAATGGATAACCAACGGACCGTGAAGAGATTTTTACTGAATCTGGCAGAAAGTGCATTGGATTAGAATTGCATATTTCACCTTTAATCCTAAAACCAAGTCTTAACCCTCAAACAGCCCTGTGAGAGGGACTGTGAACAAGTGAATACTGGCCAAAAGGCCCTCGCTTTACCAGAATGTCCTCATGTCCATGGTCTAAAGCTGTAACACAAAGACAgctttcaacacacacacacacacacacacataaagaccCTTCAATACGTGTTGAGATGTGACGTCACACCATTTCCAGCTGCAGGATTTCTAGATGAAGTACTCCAATATGAGGAGCAGGAAGTGACTGATGTTGATCATCAGCTCTGGATGATGAAGCCATTTGAAGCTATGAGGAGACAGACTCCACACTCCTGCTAACACTGCATGTGTTTACACTTGAGGAGGTGATAGGACAGCATCAAACTCTATCCTGCTGTTTGTTGGTATTTTGAGAATACtgttgacatgttttttttatataactcCGAGCTCTGACATattccacattttctttttgagGACTAACTCCTCTGCAGTCAGAACCATAAGCccatgatgtttatttttgagcTACAAGACATCCAGcatttctttctctgctttgttAAATGTACCTCTTCATCCTCCACGCCTAATGAACATGAAATGGCGCTCGTTACCGTGGCTGGCAGCACTGATGCCCAGGTGGGTGAGGTTGGTGGTCAGGCTGCCCGTGCTGTTGGCAGAGCTGAGAGATGGGAAGGCCACGGTGTCTTCGGGGTCCAGAGGGGTGGACAGCGGAGGAGGGAACTGGATGTTAGTCAGGTCGGGTAGCGAACCACCGGTGTTATGTGCAGCAGGGAGCACGGATGGGTTCAGCTCCTGGTCTGGTGATGGAAATatactaaaaacaaaacaaacgctCTGTCAGACACCAGAAACACTTCTCTGATACATCaccatttgtttttactgtgacaCAGCATGTGCACAAGACTTCTAACAATCAATACATAGCAATATTTTTTACTTAAGGCATGAATCCTTTGGAAGTTTTCTAAACCAGTCATTTTATTGTCACTCTTATCTTTAGGATGATAACTCTGCCACGATCATGGGACACTGCAAAGCTATGATTAGACTTTTAGGGATGGCAGAACTTTATCCGAAGGTGACTGGGAACACTTGCTATACGGTTTGGCAAACTGTGAGAAACACGTGGACTTTAAAAGACACAATCACTTCagcataaaatttaaaaagttgaCTATTAAAAATGGAAGCAGTTTATGGTTAATAAATGGTCACTAATGATAAACATTACTGACAAAGCCAACCATTTAATAGCatgaaaatacattaaatgtCTGTTACTTGCAAACTAAATTGTTCCTTTCACTACATGATATAATtcagacataaataaaataaactattaTTTATTTAGGTTTTGGTATTAGCTTCTGAAACAGATTCCTACAATAATAATTTGTCCTCATTTTAGCCATGCTGAAAAGCAAGAAGACCTTCTAAAGCATAACGACAGCTTTGAACATTATAATTTCacctttaaaatacaaaacttcaaaacaaaacactgtttcTGTGATTATGGAAGGGTCTCCATGCTGTCACGTGACTGGTCAATATCAGTCTAATGTTACAGGGCTCCATATGTGAAGGAGTCTGGATATCCAAAGAAGATGGGTATCAGAACAACACAACCAACTACAGCCACTCACTTGATTCCTGGGACATCACACGTGTTGGGCTTTGACGAATCATCCTGAGGAGAAAACGTAATCGTGAGCCACAAATCTCTTGTGGTAAATGTAGACTTTGAAGCCCTTCCCTGTCCCCTCAGTACCTTCTTGTCATCCCACAACTGTTTCTGTGCATCCTTGTCTGCATTTGGCTCTGAATTCTCTGTCCCAGGCACTGTTAGCAGCAGTACTAATTAGTGAAACAGCAAGACACAGTTGCTTGCTAtgacaaaatacacaacaatTCAAATCAGTGCAAGAAATGAGTCATCAATATCTGAGCCAGTCATGCAGAATATAGTGCTGTGCACTAGATTCCTAAGAGTCTAAAAATAGCAAAGTGACCACCAGACAGACTGAACGGATGCCAGCCAATCTTGGCTTCACTATTTCAGAACCtctcacaaaaaaagacataatcAATGCATAATCAGTTAATTATTGATTTTCCTCTCTGGATTGTCCTCAGTCAGCTTCATTCAGAGATGTTCCTTCTCTACAGCCAGCTGAGGAGTGTACCTGGATGCCGAAACACTTCATTGCTGGAGATCAGAATCCATCTACTCCATGAATATTTCACTAAGAGTCTAGACCTACTTCTGTGACATCGACCCCTTTATGTCATTTGAGGTTTGCCGCCTGCATTAGCACTttgcacataaataaataaaagcggCTCTGTGTCTTTGTAACTAGATATTCCCTTACCTCGTTTAGGCTGCAGCTCTTGTGATCCCCCTGCAAACACCTCCTGGGGCTTCGGATTCATGGCGCTCTGGTGTAAGGCAGAGTCTGAATTTGTCCTGTATGTGTCAGAAAGATGAGATGTCAGCAAGATCACTGCCAGATCCTCAACATTGGCAGAGCGccagctccacagcatcatACTGATCAAGAACCGTACTCCGTTACACACCTTTACTTCGTCATACGGCCCGATATGCAGCcttctttgtggttggtttagctttttttaaatacctGAACCACCAAAGCTCATGAAATCTACTTTCTGGAAGTGAGCTACCTCTGCTTGTGTGTCCTAGTTATCGCTTTGACAAATGGACAAAGGGAGGTGGCTTACCTTCTCCAGCTAGTGTCTGGCGGTGGGGAGAGGTAAACTGAGCTGTAAGGACAGCTGTCAATGTGAATTTAGTTAAGGGCAATGAAGCAGTGGGGATTAAAAAATAGATCTGAGATAATACGCCTTTTCATGCCTCCTGGCTTAGAGACCTGATACATAATAAATAACCACACACAAGTGTTATGAGGCACAATTACTTTGATGTCTTGTTATCTGATGGCGGTGTATATTTGTAAGAAGAATCCTGTCAGCTGGACAGCATCAATACACACTGTATTACGTAGCATCATTTAATAGAAGGCTGTCAGTgcatgtggtgaaataaacaaTTCTCTCACTCTTTGTTCAAAGTGTGTTGAACTGTAAGATGATGTCTCACTGTCACCACATCTACTGATTTTCACTGTGTGTTGGATAAAACATTTCTTCAATCAGACATCTTTGTTGATCAGCCCAAAGGAATCGGCTCTTTAACTTAAAGCGGTGACTTCTTAACTTAAATCCCcgataatgacaacatgacgaTATGAAAGCACAGAGAAAGGCTGAACCCATGTTGAGTGAAGATAAAATGTAGGGAACTCATTCATCATTGACTACAACTGTTCTCCGTTTCAACTTGGTTGATTCGGTACGTTCAGACTATCAAACAATCTGTCTTATTTGACTAACACCTTGCAATTACACTCCTTAGTGAATCGTGTTTGCTCATCCATGTTAACCAGGTCTCAATTATGTGACTGAAGAGCCAAAAGATCCTCCCATGCTCATTATCTTTGTCATTCCAACTATGACATAAAAGAAGATTCATTTTCACTACCAACATTGTAAAAGGAGTATTGTATCAAACAAACACTTGCAAACTTCCCTGTCTGTGGAAATGATTAAGTTTGAACAACTTGCAGGCCTAAAGTATTACTAAAACAGGCTATGATACAGGGCCCACTGTGACAAAACCCCTCTGGACGCGGACAAGCAGCAAGATTATGACTTAAATTCTGACTAAATCAATAACAAAGCGATAGGTGCATTTCAAACGAAAAGGATATTTGGCGTCCATGTTTGTCGACTGACAGCGGCCGGCGGTGAGGAGACGTGATGCGGTTCCGGTCACGGTAAACCCGCTCCACCAGCCCGTGGTGCCTGGTAGTCCGACTGGTATCCAGCACCGAGTTCTAGAGTGAACACACCACGTGAATGAGGCCAGAAAAACCGCTGACGCACACCAAGAAAACTACGTCTTAGGATAAATGTCTTAGGATTAATGGTGCAAATGTGTCCATTTCAAAATGAGTCAAGCCATGGGCCCCCCATACTGATGCTTGAGTTGGCAAATGTATTTAAGGATGGAAAGCCATGACAAGCAATGGTACACTTTAAAATTTAGGAACCAAATTACACTGCAGGGTACAACTGTTACTTATCTTGAAGCACAAATCTTTCCTTTTTGCTCTTGATCAATAATAATTCCTGATGGATTACACAGCGTTGACCAGCAGGTAATGTCTAAACACTTTTACTATCATCACCTAAAATAAGCCTGCAGCCTTTCTTAAACACCTTTATTAGGAATTCTCTGTTTTGAACCAACATTTCACCAATACTACAGACAAACCGCAACCTTTGCATGTCCAATATTAACGCCAACAGCTGAGAAAGGTACACTGGTCTAGAACAAACCATTGATTTACCAGCCGAGAGAGGCTAAGGGCTCACCTGAAAAGGCAGGTCAATGTTGCCATTTCCAATCTGATTGACATTGGGCAGTGAGCCTCCATAGTACTGTCCACGATTCTGCCCTAGTTGCAAATACTGGGTCTTCTGTAACTGCAACTGTGCAAAGTAAAATTGCATGAAAGCATGAGTGAATGATTGATCcgattcacaaaaaaaaaagagatgttaAAAATGAAGGACGCATGCCAGTCCACAGTGGTGATATGAAAGATTAATGGATCGATTAATTGACAGATGAAACACGATGAAACAGGCAGATGTGGTTGTTTGATGAATAATCGAAAGGCAGACAACATCTTTCATAGCAAATAAAAAATCACATCAGCTGATGTGAAAGACACCTGACTGACAGCTGGTGTAATTACAGTCAGACTTTGTACACACCTGGTTATTACAGTAACCACATGTCTTAATACAGAACTCAGtcacaaaagtgtaaaaaaaaaaaaacaaaacatggcgATGGAAGGCCTCTTACACCAACAGTGATCTGCGGTAAGAATGATGATGATCAGGACTAATGCGATGGATTGATGTCTGGATGGCAACACAAAGAAATCAGGCAGAGACCATAAAACTGagtagttaatttaatttttccCCTGCAATAAATAACAGTACAGCTCAGGTTTACACTGATGCAGCGCGGTAAGTGGCCATCATTTCCAGCAACTGGACCAACAATTAGCCCAAACGTTTCCCGGCAACAACGTAGTGCTTATTTTGTGGTCAACAGAGCCATAACAGCTGATTCACTGATTGGAAAAATCAAATAGGCCCTCCGGTTTcgtttttctctgtttcacaTTTATGCTACGTGATCTTGTTTCCCCTCCAAAAAAGTTCCCTCACGTCTGGAGAATCTGATTTGTAGGCCACATAGCACCACAGTGGTTCATTTATAAAAGTGTCGTGGCACGTTTTACCTTTACCAGAAAATTGCAGCTCCTGCAGTTTGGACACTGTACTTAGTCATGCTGTGATTTCACTAACATTTCCATTAATTGTACAGTCCTGGCACTGTAATGTGTATTTTCCAGTATTTAGTGATACTTAAAAGTGGCATTTCCTCATTACTTCATCCACTGATTATTGGTTAggctataaaatgtcagaaaacgtAAGTAATACCCATCATAACATCTAAGACCCAACACTGATGTCtaaaattgcttgttttgttcaacCAAGAAAAAGGGATTCAGTTTACAATAACATAAAATAGAGAATAGCAGCACCAAAGTGGTTGGCATTTCTGCATGATATCATGACTTGAGTGATTTATCATCAAGATCACTGATTATTTATTACAATTTATTGAGCAATCACTTCAGTTCTACACTAAATACATCTCGTGGTTAGAGCTGTAATGATTGGTTGATTTATTTCCATAGGCGTCAACTAATACATTGATTGCCAACTAAGTACATCACACATGACATACAGCTGGTGTGATTACAGTCAGATTTTCAACGTAACAGATCAGGTTACctggttatttatttatgattcaAAAAGGAAAATGATCCATGATAAAATGGCTCATGACTAGTAGTCAATCATTAAATTAAGTGCCATCTATTCTGACAATCAGTTAAAGGTTTTATGTGATttgtttataaagaaaaaagtcaaaacgctgttttttcagcttcttaaattagaatattttctcattttttttactcctcCATTACtgtaaactacattttttttagtcatgGACAAAAGGAGACATCAtctgggctttgggaaacaccgatcaacatttttgcaccattttctgacatgttatCAACCAAACAGCTAAAGATTACTCGAGGAAATATTCAACAAATTAATGTGAAATTGAAATAATTGCAGCTACTTAAAGCTATATTTGTTGTGAGAAAGTTGTCAGTCTCTTGACATTCGTGTACTAAATTAATCTGGTGGAGATGGAGCCTGCAGAATACAGACATGTGGATGATCATTTGGAGCAGACTTTGTTTTCCGTTAGTCTCCAGGTAAGGTACTGGATAAAAATAGCTCAATAAGGTAACGCTGAGTAAACAGAGGATGGTGACAAGCACAGCTGGTTAACATCTGACTGACTAGATGAGGCTGCCTTATTCCTCTCATAGACGTCCAGCCAATATTGTTCCGATCGAGCTTCCACCAGCTAACTTTGCCAACATGTTTTTATGCAGTGATTTACATGTCAGCCCATTTGTCTAGAAGCTAAAGAAATGTCAGCAGTGTCTGCTCGCAGCAGCCTCAGACAGAGAACAGGTGCACATTATTCACAGCAGGCTAACTGAGCTGCTTAATGCTGCACACGAGCAGCCCGTCCTATTTCAGTAACGCACACATGCTCAACCAGGCGGAGGGAAACGTAATTTGGCGATGCTGCGCTGATGCAGCCGA
This region of Acanthochromis polyacanthus isolate Apoly-LR-REF ecotype Palm Island chromosome 4, KAUST_Apoly_ChrSc, whole genome shotgun sequence genomic DNA includes:
- the crtc1b gene encoding CREB-regulated transcription coactivator 1b isoform X3 produces the protein MASSNNPRKFSEKIALHNQKQAEETAAFEEVMKDLNITRAARLQLQKTQYLQLGQNRGQYYGGSLPNVNQIGNGNIDLPFQNSVLDTSRTTRHHGLVERVYRDRNRITSPHRRPLSVDKHGRQIDSCPYSSVYLSPPPDTSWRRTNSDSALHQSAMNPKPQEVFAGGSQELQPKRVLLLTVPGTENSEPNADKDAQKQLWDDKKDDSSKPNTCDVPGINIFPSPDQELNPSVLPAAHNTGGSLPDLTNIQFPPPLSTPLDPEDTVAFPSLSSANSTGSLTTNLTHLGISAASHGIPASSQPTMTVTAQRRQPPVVPLTLTSDLHLQQSPQQLSPTLTSPVNITQAVPTETLTLEQQLSQYPLFNQLTAQAQAQLLSDLQKQQALPQGIQLITLPTLASAGTPTATASSPSPDSQTTASISVSSHIPVVGSIFGDSFYDQQLASRQTNALSHQLEQFNMIESPISSNSLYNQCSTLNYTQAAMMGLTGSSLQDSQQLGYSSHGNIPNIILTVTGESPPSLSKELTNSLAGVGDVSFDADSQFPLDELKIDPLTLDGLHMLNDPDMVLADPATEDTFRMDRL
- the crtc1b gene encoding CREB-regulated transcription coactivator 1b isoform X1 yields the protein MASSNNPRKFSEKIALHNQKQAEETAAFEEVMKDLNITRAARLQLQKTQYLQLGQNRGQYYGGSLPNVNQIGNGNIDLPFQNSVLDTSRTTRHHGLVERVYRDRNRITSPHRRPLSVDKHGRQIDSCPYSSVYLSPPPDTSWRRTNSDSALHQSAMNPKPQEVFAGGSQELQPKRVLLLTVPGTENSEPNADKDAQKQLWDDKKDDSSKPNTCDVPGINIFPSPDQELNPSVLPAAHNTGGSLPDLTNIQFPPPLSTPLDPEDTVAFPSLSSANSTGSLTTNLTHLGISAASHGIPASSQPTMTVTAQRRQPPVVPLTLTSDLHLQQSPQQLSPTLTSPVNITQAVPTETLTLEQQLSQYPLFNQLTAQAQAQLLSDLQKQQALPQGIQLITLPTLASAGTPTATASSPSPDSQTTASISVSSYRNQTGSPATQSPTSPVSNQGFSPGGSPQHIPVVGSIFGDSFYDQQLASRQTNALSHQLEQFNMIESPISSNSLYNQCSTLNYTQAAMMGLTGSSLQDSQQLGYSSHGNIPNIILTVTGESPPSLSKELTNSLAGVGDVSFDADSQFPLDELKIDPLTLDGLHMLNDPDMVLADPATEDTFRMDRL
- the crtc1b gene encoding CREB-regulated transcription coactivator 1b isoform X2 yields the protein MASSNNPRKFSEKIALHNQKQAEETAAFEEVMKDLNITRAARLQLQKTQYLQLGQNRGQYYGGSLPNVNQIGNGNIDLPFQNSVLDTSRTTRHHGLVERVYRDRNRITSPHRRPLSVDKHGRQIDSCPYSSVYLSPPPDTSWRRTNSDSALHQSAMNPKPQEVFAGGSQELQPKRVPGTENSEPNADKDAQKQLWDDKKDDSSKPNTCDVPGINIFPSPDQELNPSVLPAAHNTGGSLPDLTNIQFPPPLSTPLDPEDTVAFPSLSSANSTGSLTTNLTHLGISAASHGIPASSQPTMTVTAQRRQPPVVPLTLTSDLHLQQSPQQLSPTLTSPVNITQAVPTETLTLEQQLSQYPLFNQLTAQAQAQLLSDLQKQQALPQGIQLITLPTLASAGTPTATASSPSPDSQTTASISVSSYRNQTGSPATQSPTSPVSNQGFSPGGSPQHIPVVGSIFGDSFYDQQLASRQTNALSHQLEQFNMIESPISSNSLYNQCSTLNYTQAAMMGLTGSSLQDSQQLGYSSHGNIPNIILTVTGESPPSLSKELTNSLAGVGDVSFDADSQFPLDELKIDPLTLDGLHMLNDPDMVLADPATEDTFRMDRL
- the crtc1b gene encoding CREB-regulated transcription coactivator 1b isoform X4 gives rise to the protein MASSNNPRKFSEKIALHNQKQAEETAAFEEVMKDLNITRAARNSVLDTSRTTRHHGLVERVYRDRNRITSPHRRPLSVDKHGRQIDSCPYSSVYLSPPPDTSWRRTNSDSALHQSAMNPKPQEVFAGGSQELQPKRVLLLTVPGTENSEPNADKDAQKQLWDDKKDDSSKPNTCDVPGINIFPSPDQELNPSVLPAAHNTGGSLPDLTNIQFPPPLSTPLDPEDTVAFPSLSSANSTGSLTTNLTHLGISAASHGIPASSQPTMTVTAQRRQPPVVPLTLTSDLHLQQSPQQLSPTLTSPVNITQAVPTETLTLEQQLSQYPLFNQLTAQAQAQLLSDLQKQQALPQGIQLITLPTLASAGTPTATASSPSPDSQTTASISVSSYRNQTGSPATQSPTSPVSNQGFSPGGSPQHIPVVGSIFGDSFYDQQLASRQTNALSHQLEQFNMIESPISSNSLYNQCSTLNYTQAAMMGLTGSSLQDSQQLGYSSHGNIPNIILTVTGESPPSLSKELTNSLAGVGDVSFDADSQFPLDELKIDPLTLDGLHMLNDPDMVLADPATEDTFRMDRL